The following proteins are co-located in the Paenibacillus sp. FSL H8-0079 genome:
- a CDS encoding GNAT family N-acetyltransferase yields the protein MIIEQQDYFIKGVSYSIRSAQEKDAETLSSLRVQLDGETVNMDREEGEVYIDPAGFRRIIQLDTEKSRNLFLVAEVAGEIVGYSRCEGTELKRFSHKVEFGVCVAREFWGHGIGKNLLEQSIEWADQTAVEKMTLNVLASNKKAIELYQKSGFEIEGILKRDRRHADRQYYDTIVMGRFKE from the coding sequence ATGATTATCGAACAGCAGGATTATTTCATTAAAGGAGTATCTTACTCGATTAGATCGGCACAGGAAAAGGATGCTGAAACCCTGTCTTCACTTCGTGTACAACTGGACGGGGAAACTGTGAACATGGATCGTGAAGAGGGCGAGGTGTATATCGACCCAGCCGGGTTTAGGCGTATCATCCAGTTGGACACCGAGAAGTCGCGGAATCTGTTCCTCGTTGCTGAAGTAGCGGGCGAGATTGTGGGGTACTCCCGATGTGAAGGTACGGAGTTGAAGCGATTTAGCCATAAGGTTGAGTTCGGGGTGTGTGTAGCCAGAGAGTTCTGGGGACATGGGATTGGGAAGAACCTGTTGGAACAGTCAATAGAATGGGCGGATCAGACTGCTGTGGAGAAAATGACGTTGAACGTGCTAGCATCCAACAAAAAGGCAATTGAGCTATATCAAAAGAGTGGGTTCGAGATCGAAGGCATTTTGAAAAGGGATCGTAGACATGCGGATAGACAGTATTACGACACGATAGTGATGGGCAGGTTCAAAGAGTAA